A single Zootoca vivipara chromosome 1, rZooViv1.1, whole genome shotgun sequence DNA region contains:
- the LOC118083522 gene encoding acyl-coenzyme A thioesterase 1: protein MAAAVRILVLPSPRCLWDEPVQVKVEGLGPLQEVTLRASLVDESGELFQSLAYYRAGSSGELDLSRSASLGGSYSGVEPMGLLWSLGSQTPFKRLAKRDVLSPFRVTYEVLDGRGVSGRLLGECCSERSFLADGVERIPVREGRLRATLFLPPGPGPFPGLIDLYGSGGGLVEYRASLLASRGFATLAVAYMHFEDLPTFPELFELDYFGDAVEFLRKQRQVRATAIGVLGLSKGADLALALATFWPGIRAAVSISGSGVNAFIPLRVKGRIIPAHPCDLEKIKDTGDPKVVDFSEIMADPKDPATWQCRIPVETSLANFLFLSGQDDRNWPSETFCREAVGHLRQSGRRVEFYSYPGAGHLLEPPYLPLCYSSFHRPLGVLVMWGGKWREHAKAQEDAWQRILAFFRQHLLDSTVRSNL, encoded by the exons ATGGCGGCGGCGGTGAGGATCCTGGTCTTGCCCTCTCCCCGCTGCCTGTGGGACGAGCCCGTCCAAGTGAAAGTCGAGGGTCTCGGGCCGCTGCAGGAGGTGACGCTGCGCGCATCCTTGGTGGACGAGAGCGGCGAGCTTTTCCAGTCGCTCGCCTACTACCGGGCTGGCAGCAGCGGCGAGCTCGACCTCAGCCGCTCGGCGTCGCTGGGCGGCAGCTACTCCGGGGTGGAGCCCATGGGGTTGCTGTGGTCGCTGGGATCCCAGACGCCCTTCAAGCGCCTGGCCAAGCGGGACGTCCTCAGCCCTTTCCGCGTCACCTACGAGGTGCTCGACGGGCGCGGAGTCTCCGGGCGGCTCCTCGGCGAGTGCTGCAGCGAGAGGAGCTTTCTGGCCGACGGGGTGGAGAGGATCCCGGTGCGAGAAGGCAGGCTCCGAGCCACGCTCTTCCTGCCACCCG GCCCTGGACCGTTCCCAGGACTCATTGATTTGTACGGAAGTGGAGGAGGTCTTGTGGAATACAGAGCCAGTCTTCTGGCAAGCCGAGGTTTTGCTACACTGGCTGTTGCTTACATGCACTTTGAGGATTTGCCAACTTTCCCAGAGTTATTTGAACTGGACTATTTTGGTGATGCTGTAGAGTTCTTGCGGAAACAGCGGCAG GTGAGAGCTACAGCGATTGGAGTCCTAGGGCTTTCCAAGGGAGCAGATCTTGCCCTCGCTCTAGCTACCTTTTGGCCAGGTATCAGAGCGGCTGTCAGCATTTCTGGCTCAGGAGTTAATGCTTTTATCCCCCTGCGAGTGAAGGGGCGCATTATTCCTGCCCATCCTTGTGACCTGGAGAAGATTAAGGACACCGGTGATCCCAAAGTTGTGGATTTCTCAGAAATCATGGCCGACCCCAAAGACCCAGCTACTTGGCAATGCCGCATCCCTGTGGAGACGTCCTTAGCCAACTTCCTTTTTCTGTCGGGGCAGGATGACAGAAACTGGCCGAGTGAGACATTTTGCCGAGAAGCCGTTGGGCACCTCAGGCAGAGTGGGCGCCGTGTGGAGTTCTATAGCTACCCCGGGGCAGGGCACCTCTTAGAGCCCCCCTATCTGCCCCTGTGCTATAGCTCATTTCACAGGCCATTGGGAGTTCTTGTGATGTGGGGAGGAAAATGGAGAGAACATGCAAAAGCACAGGAAGATGCCTGGCAAAGGATACTGGCTTTTTTCAGACAACACCTGCTGGATTCCACCGTTAGAAGTAATCTGTAG